A region of Dictyostelium discoideum AX4 chromosome 1 chromosome, whole genome shotgun sequence DNA encodes the following proteins:
- the vps25 gene encoding vacuolar protein sorting 25 gives MSNQVFQFPPYYHKEPFFTIQPILNTRKKQFQMWQDLILQYCRYYKIYELDINESIKSNSVLFNNEKINRKLSREALKSIIDDIIENGFAEWVDKEKEKEKEKDKDNNNNNRVLIMWRKPDEWASLIYKWVADCGLLNTVLTVWEIQNGDDSKKQEFHQLNTTILMKSLKVLEKQSKCQTFSQDENVGVKFFSI, from the exons atgagTAATCAAGTTTTTCAATTCCCACCTTATTATCATAAAGAACCATTCTTCACTATACAACCAATATTAAACACTAGAAAGAAACAATTCCAAATGTGGCAAGACCTAATTCTCCAATATTGtagatattataaaatttatgaattagatattaatgaatctataaaatcaaactcagtattatttaataatgaaaaaataaata gAAAATTATCAAGAGAAGCATTGAAAAGTATAATTGAtgatataattgaaaatggatTTGCAGAATGGgttgataaagaaaaagaaaaagaaaaagaaaaggataaggataataataataataatagagtTTTAATAATGTGGAGAAAACCAGATGAATGGGCATCACTTATTTATAAATGGGTAGCTGATTGTGGTTTATTAAATACAGTTTTAACAGTTTGGGAAATTCAAAATGGTGATGACTCAAAGAAACAAgaatttcatcaattaaatacaACAATCTTAATGAAGtctttaaaagttttagaaaaacaatcaaaatgTCAAACGTTTTCTCAAGATGAAAATGTTGGTGttaaattcttttcaatttaa
- the sf3b4 gene encoding RNA recognition motif-containing protein RRM, whose amino-acid sequence MASNLPQERNHEACLLIRDLDPMVTESLLMELFIQAAPVVKVFIPKDKLTQQHSGRAYVEFQSSSDAEYALKVMKFVRLFNKEIKIKKENKDKVDIGANLFIGNLDADVDERILHDTFSRFGTIIFTPKVMRDENGVSKGFAFINFDSFEASDAAIEAMNSQFLCNKPISVTYARKKDSNERHGSSAERIIAASRNTGYLNQQQQQQSSSTSSTSTISTSTPQQQQQQQSQPLPPPIVTAGGIIHQQQIQQQQQLQQQQQQQLQLQQLQLQQLQQQQQQQQQQQQQQQQQQQQQQQQQQQQQHHPHHQHPIPHPHPLPHQLRPHPHPHHPPPPPFNPMLMQFNPMMMPFGGMPPPPPHK is encoded by the exons atgGCATCAAATTTACCACAAGAGAGAAATCATGAAGCATGTCTATTAATTAGAGATTTAGATCCAATGGTTAcagaatcattattaatggaattatttattcaagCAGCACCAGTAGTTAAAGTATTCATAccaaaagataaattaacTCAACAACATTCAGGTAGAGCATATGTTGAATTTCAAAGTTCTTCAGATGCTGAATATGCTTTAAAAGTTATGAAATTCGTAcgtttatttaataaagaaattaaaattaaaaaa gaaaataaagataaagttGATATTGGtgcaaatttatttattggtaaTTTAGATGCAGATGTTGATGAAAGAATATTACATGATACATTTTCAAGATTTGGTACGATTATATTTACACCAAAAGTTATGAGAGATGAAAATGGTGTAAGTAAAGGATTTGCATTTATAAATTTCGATAGTTTTGAAGCCTCTGATGCAGCAATCGAAGCTATGAATAGTCAATTCCTTTGTAATAAACCAATCTCTGTAACTTATGCAAGAAAGAAAGATTCAAATGAAAGACATGGTTCTTCTGCTGAACGTATTATTGCTGCAAGTAGAAATACAggttatttaaatcaacaacaacagcaacaatcATCTTCAACTTCTTCAACCTCAACTATTTCAACTTCAactccacaacaacaacaacaacaacaatcacaacccCTACCTCCACCAATTGTCACTGCAGGTGGTAtaattcatcaacaacaaatacaacaacaacaacaattgcaacaacaacaacaacaacaattacaattacaacaattacaattacaacaattacagcaacaacaacaacaacaacaacaacaacaacaacaacaacaacaacaacaacaacaacaacaacaacaacaacaacaacaacaacaccacccACACCACCAACATCCAATACCACACCCACACCCACTCCCACATCAACTTCGTCCACATCCACATCCCCACCAtcctccaccaccaccattcaACCCAATGTTAATGCAATTCAATCCAATGATGATGCCATTTGGTGGAATGCCTCCACCTCCACcacataaataa